A window of Littorina saxatilis isolate snail1 linkage group LG7, US_GU_Lsax_2.0, whole genome shotgun sequence contains these coding sequences:
- the LOC138972020 gene encoding adhesion G protein-coupled receptor E1-like, with product MARVGDGGVCVTSEECGALMTCAGFPGNQTCRCADGYVLREDKTCGKVEGARCQTSRECADNTGCKDEANDTLCTCNKNYVTRHDGSCGKKESQTCFGLGECGDSMQCRTDGQGGQQLCRCDPGHVPTLDGACGGQVGEGCSTASDCGDSMLCEGLPGNQSCVCNQSFTATRQGSCGEV from the exons ATGGCTC GTGTGGGTGACGGCGGTGTGTGCGTGACGTCTGAGGAGTGTGGAGCCCTGATGACGTGTGCAGGTTTCCCTGGCAACCAGACATGCAGGTGTGCTGACGGCTACGTCCTCAGAGAGGACAAGACTTGTG GCAAGGTGGAGGGTGCGCGGTGTCAGACGAGCAGGGAGTGTGCGGACAACACGGGCTGTAAGGACGAGGCCAACGACACGCTGTGCACGTGCAACAAGAACTACGTCACCAGGCACGACGGGTCATGTG GCAAGAAGGAGAGTCAGACGTGTTTCGGACTGGGGGAGTGTGGTGACAGCATGCAGTGCCGGACAGACGGGCAGGGCGGCCAGCAGCTGTGTCGCTGTGACCCTGGACACGTTCCCACACTGGACGGCGCGTGCG GTGGCCAGGTGGGGGAGGGATGTTCTACAGCCAGTGACTGTGGGGACTCCATGCTTTGTGAAGGGTTGCCAGGCAACCAGAGCTGTGTCTGTAACCAGTCCTTCACCGCCACGCGCCAAGGGTCTTGTGGTGAGGTTTGA